In Zingiber officinale cultivar Zhangliang chromosome 8B, Zo_v1.1, whole genome shotgun sequence, a single genomic region encodes these proteins:
- the LOC122013950 gene encoding uncharacterized protein LOC122013950 produces MGFLREVKRCCFCSGGGSRIKDGIFASKGPALAAISVGGGSRGGGSVRGTGFLIHRNLLLTTHANLPNAAAAEVAEVSLCHGRLPARLVPQRFFVTSSILDLTIVGIDTMDVDSSSQVQQPHYLKTCCKSSLELGTLVYVLGFMDKEELAIGEGKVVIATDNLIKLSTDGVTWFPGSAGFDIQGNLAFMVCDPMKLASSPTTRSSSLSSWKKDVPMQFGIPIPIVCNWLFQHWEGNLDEVSKPKLLLSRLMSSGHSESSGVTCTLRRIFKANEENDNASSSLQMVQHSKYTPVSSSSIAREISYNDTPLVDLHSTQIADQEILQSHNSVKKVEDAPSKAPKPIFLPLPLRHMLSEEAAHDDCRPSNQLSKNGIDHDVPLVGTWQNDCSSEVQSTASPIDMLEDGFDSGVETMYSAETMESRNIPSPLETKYQNVGRSSSCVDYSRWSCDKQNSAALQKQNTIIPVRKTSSPGAALLPQNHDYCSPTVSSSMKKRNSSEQTPRPRRNTVRVSPRWVL; encoded by the exons ATGGGGTTTTTGCGAGAGGTGAAGCGGTGCTGCTTTTGCTCGGGCGGAGGGAGCAGGATCAAAGATGGCATTTTTGCCTCCAAAGGTCCCGCCTTGGCGGCTATTTCTGTCGGAGGCGGAAGCAGAGGCGGAGGAAGCGTGAGAGGAACAGGGTTCCTCATCCACCGCAACCTTCTCCTCACGACTCACGCCAACCTCCCAAATGCAGCCGCTGCGGAGGTCGCCGAGGTCTCCCTCTGCCATGGTCGTCTCCCTGCCAGACTTGTTCCTCAAAG attctTCGTTACAAGTTCCATTCTTGATCTGACGATTGTGGGGATCGATACTATGGATGTTGACTCATCCTCACAGGTGCAGCAGCCTCATTACCTGAAAACCTGCTGCAAATCAAGTCTTGAGCTTGGGACTCTAGTTTATGTTCTAGGATTCATGGATAAAGAAGAGTTGGCAATTGGTGAAGGAAAAGTAGTAATTGCTACCGATAACCTCATAAAATTGTCGACTGATGGGGTCACATGGTTCCCGGGATCTGCTGGCTTTGACATCCAAGGGAATCTAGCTTTTATGGTGTGTGATCCCATGAAACTTGCTTCCTCGCCGACGACAAGATCTTCTTCATTGTCTTCATGGAAAAAGGATGTCCCTATGCAATTTGGAATTCCTATCCCGATCGTTTGCAATTGGCTATTTCAGCATTGGGAAGGAAACTTGGACGAGGTTAGCAAGCCAAAATTACTTCTGAGTAGGTTGATGTCGAGTGGACACAGTGAGTCTTCTGGTGTGACTTGCACACTTCGCCGGATCTTCAAAGCCAACGAGGAGAATGACAATGCTTCATCGTCGTTGCAAATGGTTCAACACTCTAAATATACTCCTGTATCAAGCAGTTCTATTGCCAGAGAGATTTCCTACAATGATACTCCACTGGTGGATCTGCATTCGACCCAAATTGCAGATCAGGAAATCTTACAATCTCACAATTCAGTGAAAAAGGTTGAAGATGCTCCTTCAAAGGCTCCAAAACCTATATTTTTACCGTTACCTCTTCGACACATGCTCTCTGAGGAAGCTGCCCATGATGATTGCAGACCTTCGAACCAATTGAGTAAAAATGGCATTGATCATGATGTTCCTCTGGTTGGTACCTGGCAAAATGACTGCTCCAGTGAGGTGCAGTCCACTGCATCTCCGATCGATATGTTGGAGGATGGGTTTGACAGCGGGGTGGAAACAATGTACTCTGCCGAGACAATGGAAAGTAGAAACATACCGAGTCCATTGGAAACCAAGTACCAAAATGTTGGTAGGAGTAGTAGTTGTGTCGACTATAGCAGATGGAGTTGCGATAAGCAAAACTCAGCAGCATTGCAGAAACAGAATACCATAATTCCTGTGAGAAAAACAAGTTCACCAGGGGCGGCATTACTTCCACAGAATCACGATTACTGCAGCCCGACGGTCTCATCGAGCATGAAGAAAAGGAACAGCTCGGAGCAGACACCAAGACCTCGTCGGAACACCGTTCGGGTGTCACCGAGGTGGGTGCTCTGA
- the LOC122014579 gene encoding ubiquitin carboxyl-terminal hydrolase 2-like, whose translation MGKKVKSKGRNPRRVPPRASSGSVQSDPRASDPKEDADGGDVMDGESCSHYNKESVQLNQVLLGISSSNVASACEDCRDDSPARMGGGKKGKPQKKREVHLFWICLDCNRCFCGGAVNDSVPYGHARRHSKQEHHDLMVRLDKPSSGWCFSCNLAIHIELPNVLADAGETKSVGDDKRVEVLEPEPLTLQDGKGYVIRGLSNLGNTCFFNSVMQNLLAIDLLRQFMVSLNRPIGPLTMALKKLFSETSIGATTKGVLNPKNIFGCICSKAPQFRGYQQQDCHELLRCLLDGLYAEDRNARKEQDSSGQGSPNLESTLVDNIFGGQLSSTVRCVECGHSSTVHEPFLDLSLPVPSKKSTSKKAPPPPPKRKPPPKERNKSRKFREKTSARGSVIMPHCGPEERDTSSVEYCESSDPPKTEEDNNWDIAVPETALDVASEAEGYSWMDYLAEPTMTSDALELATQSSNLPDSSQLSQNENKISIGSEVDDSSIQLKASSDSNIDNFSRNDTSSSCVHDAGVILLPYEALDCTTGVMTGVTSSHSPDNESSSGNSVKEQSVQAAVVANSVQAEVEFDGFGDLFNEPEVTSELKTDTGMAEEAPVTLWAKNSCETNQEVDNSENIVSIESCLALFTNMELLSDEHAWYCEHCSEALSSDMITDEPCKSDLLPTLGNTNMMKFQDEGDECTTEKNSLGYQVSDLHSTGLSNLGNRGTASVSAETELLSEKHNSEHKLNIGCGSEEVKFKNEAAGNGKVLPDYILNDQIDKPNGITEDQEFADSRPEQIESDKTVSVQEEVQVSGQALAATLTSSLHDIGENLTNPCRNGKLAITLCKKGSNLSGQACAAQDIRVKKTEPAKKKVKRDATKRILISKIPPILTIHLKRFSQDARGRLSKLRGHVLFQEILDLRLYLDPRCEEKENCSYSLFGVVVHSGGMSGGHYIAYVRGQRNSGKARKDVNSSSWFYASDAHIREAALSEVLQSEAYILFYEKM comes from the exons ATGGGGAAGAAGGTGAAAAGTAAGGGGCGGAACCCTCGCAGAGTGCCTCCGCGGGCTTCGTCTGGATCCGTCCAATCTGATCCGAGGGCAAGCGATCCCAAGGAGGATGCAGATGGTGGGGATGTCATGGATGGAGAATCCTGTAGCCACTACAATAAAGAAAGTGTCCAATTGAATCAGGTTCTTCTGGGAATTTCGTCATCCAATGTTGCATCCGCTTGCGAGGACTGCCGGGATGATTCTCCTGCTAGAATGGGCGGGGGTAAGAAGGGTAAGCCGCAGAAAAAGAGGGAGGTGCATCTCTTTTGGATCTGTTTGGATTGCAATCGCTGCTTTTGCGGGGGAGCAGTGAATGATTCGGTGCCTTACGGCCATGCCCGCAGGCATTCGAAGCAGGAGCACCATGATCTCATGGTGAGATTGGACAAGCCTAGCAGCGGCTGGTGCTTCTCATGCAATCTAGCGATCCATATTGAGTTACCAAACGTCTTGGCTGATGCAGGAGAGACTAAATCAGTCGGAGATGATAAGAGGGTTGAAGTTTTAGAGCCTGAACCTTTGACCTTGCAGGATGGAAAGGGGTATGTGATAAGAGGGTTATCGAATCTCGGAAACACTTGTTTCTTTAATTCAGTGATGCAGAACCTTCTGGCCATAGATTTGCTGAGGCAGTTCATGGTGAGCTTGAACAGGCCTATTGGACCACTTACTATGGCATTGAAGAAACTTTTCAGCGAAACAAGTATTGGGGCAACTACTAAAGGTGTATTGAACCCAAAGAATATTTTTGGATGTATATGTTCCAAAGCACCACAGTTTAGAGGCTACCAGCAGCAGGACTGCCATGAATTGCTACGTTGCTTGCTTGATGGTTTGTATGCCGAAGACAGAAATGCCAGAAAAGAACAGGACTCTAGTGGTCAAGGCTCTCCAAATTTGGAGAGTACTTTGGTTGATAATATATTTGGTGGCCAGCTATCTAGCACAGTGCGTTGTGTTGAATGTGGGCATTCTTCTACAGTTCATGAACCATTCCTAGATTTATCGCTACCAGTACCTTCAAAGAAGTCAACTTCTAAGAaagctccacctcctccacctaaAAGGAAGCCACCtccaaaagaaagaaataaaagtaGGAAATTTCGAGAAAAGACAAGTGCTAGAGGATCTGTTATCATGCCTCATTGCGGACCAGAAGAAAGAGATACTTCCTCGGTGGAGTATTGTGAGTCATCTGATCCACCCAAAACAGAAGAAGACAATAACTGGGACATTGCTGTACCAGAAACAGCACTAGATGTTGCTTCAGAAGCAGAGGGTTACTCGTGGATGGATTATCTTGCAGAGCCCACTATGACATCAGATGCTTTAGAGTTGGCTACTCAATCTTCTAACCTTCCTGATAGCAGTCAACTATCCcagaatgaaaataaaatttccattgGTTCAGAAGTAGACGATTCCTCTATACAGTTGAAAGCTTCTTCAGATTCTAACATTGATAATTTTAGCAGAAATGACACTTCGTCTTCATGTGTGCATGATGCTGGAGTTATTTTACTTCCTTATGAAGCACTAGATTGCACCACTGGTGTCATGACTGGTGTGACTTCTTCTCATAGTCCTGATAACGAGTCATCCTCTGGAAATTCAGTGAAGGAACAAAGTGTGCAGGCAGCTGTTGTTGCTAACTCTGTACAGGCGGAAGTTGAATTTGATGGATTTGGTGATCTATTTAATGAACCAGAGGTGACTTCAGAGCTCAAGACTGACACTGGCATGGCTGAAGAGGCACCTGTGACTCTCTGGGCCAAAAACAGTTGTGAAACTAATCAGGAAGTGGATAATAGTGAAAATATTGTTTCAATTGAAAGTTGTCTAGCATTATTTACCAACATGGAGCTTTTGTCTGATGAACATGCATGGTACTGTGAGCACTGTTCTGAGGCCTTGTCAAGTGATATGATTACTGATGAGCCATGCAAGAGTGATCTTCTACCAACACTAGGCAACACAAATATGATGAAGTTTCAAGATGAAGGGGATGAATGCACAACTGAAAAAAATTCTCTTGGTTATCAGGTTAGCGATCTCCATTCAACCGGTCTTAGCAATTTAGGAAACAGAGGGACAGCATCGGTCAGTGCAGAGACTGAGTTACTCTCAGAAAAGCACAATTCTGAACATAAATTAAATATTGGTTGCGGTTCAGAGgaagtaaaatttaaaaatgaagctGCTGGTAACGGCAAAGTTTTACCAGACTATATATTGAATGATCAAATAGATAAACCAAATGGGATCACTGAAGATCAGGAATTTGCCGATTCAAGGCCCGAGCAAATTGAGAGTGACAAAACTGTAAGTGTCCAGGAAGAAGTTCAAGTTAGTGGACAAGCTCTAGCAGCTACTTTGACTAGCTCCCTACATGATATTGGAGAAAACCTAACGAATCCTTGCAGAAATGGCAAACTTGCAATTACTTTATGCAAAAAGGGTTCAAATCTGTCAGGTCAAGCTTGTGCAGCCCAAGATATACGGGTAAAAAAAACagaacctgcaaagaagaaggttAAGAGGGATGCAACTAAAAGGATTCTGATCAGCAAAATACCACCCATTTTGACAATACATTTGAAGAGATTTAGTCAAGATGCTCGTGGCCGGTTAAGTAAATTGAGGGGTCATGTTCTCTTTCAAGAGATACTTGATTTGAGGCTATATCTCGATCCAAG GTGCGAGGAAAAGGAAAACTGCAGCTACTCCCTATTTGGGGTGGTCGTACACTCTGGGGGCATGTCTGGCGGTCATTATATTGCATATGTGCGAGGTCAAAGGAACAGCGGGAAAGCAAGGAAGGATGTAAATTCATCCTCCTGGTTTTATGCTAGTGATGCACACATCAGAGAGGCTGCATTGTCTGAAGTCCTTCAGTCTGAAGCTTACATTCTGTTCTACGAGAAGATGTAA